From a region of the Odoribacter splanchnicus DSM 20712 genome:
- the rprY gene encoding response regulator transcription factor RprY, whose amino-acid sequence MEEKIKILLAEDDTNLGMLLKEYLRAKGFETVLCEDGEVAYEAFLNQPFDICILDVMMPKKDGFTLAKEIRQINSEIPIIFLTAKNMKEDVLEGFKLGADDYMSKPFSMEELLLRIEAVLRRSTGLKPEDEQEIFKIGKLTFNSKKQTLFDGEEEQKLTTKESELLKLLCQNVNKVLERNYALKNIWADDNYFNARSMDVYITKLRKHLKKDPSVEIINVHGKGYKLIL is encoded by the coding sequence ATGGAGGAGAAAATAAAAATTTTATTAGCAGAAGATGATACGAATCTGGGTATGCTCCTGAAAGAATATCTGAGGGCAAAAGGATTCGAGACTGTTTTATGCGAAGATGGGGAGGTAGCTTATGAAGCCTTTCTGAACCAGCCTTTCGATATATGTATCCTGGATGTGATGATGCCTAAAAAAGATGGCTTTACCCTGGCTAAGGAAATTCGCCAGATCAACAGCGAAATTCCAATCATTTTCCTGACGGCTAAAAATATGAAGGAAGATGTCCTGGAAGGCTTCAAATTAGGGGCTGACGACTATATGAGCAAACCTTTCAGTATGGAGGAGTTATTACTCAGAATCGAAGCCGTACTGCGTCGTTCTACCGGACTCAAACCTGAAGATGAACAGGAAATCTTCAAAATCGGTAAATTGACCTTCAACTCTAAAAAACAGACCCTGTTCGATGGAGAAGAAGAACAAAAACTGACGACAAAAGAGTCTGAGCTCTTGAAATTATTATGCCAGAATGTCAACAAAGTGCTCGAAAGAAATTATGCACTCAAAAACATCTGGGCCGACGACAATTATTTCAATGCCAGAAGTATGGATGTTTACATCACCAAATTACGTAAACACCTTAAAAAGGATCCTTCTGTTGAAATCATCAACGTTCACGGTAAAGGATATAAGCTTATTCTCTAA
- the rpiB gene encoding ribose 5-phosphate isomerase B, whose translation MKIAIACDHAGYEYKEKLVAFLRQKGYEVKDFGTHSAESMDYPDTAHPMAAAVESGEFERGIALCGSGNGICMTVNKHQGIRGALCWTTEIAWLARLHNNANVCCIPARFISFDDAQDIVERFLSTEFEGGRHQRRIEKIPLK comes from the coding sequence ATGAAAATAGCTATTGCCTGTGACCATGCCGGTTACGAATACAAAGAAAAATTAGTGGCATTCCTTCGCCAGAAAGGTTATGAAGTAAAAGATTTCGGTACACATTCTGCTGAAAGTATGGATTATCCCGATACTGCCCATCCGATGGCTGCTGCTGTTGAATCCGGCGAGTTCGAGAGAGGAATCGCGCTCTGTGGGAGTGGGAATGGGATTTGTATGACTGTCAATAAACATCAGGGTATCCGGGGTGCACTCTGTTGGACGACCGAAATCGCCTGGTTGGCACGCCTCCATAACAATGCCAACGTATGTTGTATCCCTGCCCGTTTTATCTCCTTCGACGATGCTCAGGATATCGTCGAGCGTTTTCTGTCTACCGAATTTGAAGGCGGAAGACACCAGAGAAGAATCGAGAAAATTCCCCTAAAATAA
- a CDS encoding TlpA family protein disulfide reductase — MEEAEFLASLDEQIKKLNENLDTLGFDPQFNQLEKKRLAYMVYGPLPIYPLYHPYYAQAPDFKPTDAFYNKLVSAITEDEALIGMNWYQEALIGRVQAMAAKDLEDRDNLTFTKKQLDYVEQNFKNPAVVEYLVDQIVTAYVKDSGVDHLAEVAPVYSAKVTDPAKKAKFDELCAKWARIAVGQPSPSFKYLDINGKEVSLADLAGKYVYIDTWATWCGPCRGELPHLKTLEEKYGKKNIYFVSISCDRDKAAWEKMVKEDKLGGIQLHNGGDNTFMDAYMITGIPRFILLDKEGKIINAKMTRPSNPETAKTFDALEGI, encoded by the coding sequence TTGGAAGAAGCTGAATTTTTGGCCTCTTTAGACGAACAAATAAAGAAATTGAATGAAAATTTGGATACCCTGGGATTCGACCCGCAGTTCAATCAGTTAGAGAAAAAAAGATTGGCTTATATGGTTTATGGACCGCTTCCTATTTATCCCCTTTATCATCCCTACTATGCACAGGCTCCTGATTTCAAGCCTACCGATGCTTTCTACAATAAATTGGTTTCTGCAATTACCGAAGATGAAGCTTTGATTGGTATGAATTGGTATCAGGAGGCGTTGATCGGTCGGGTTCAGGCGATGGCTGCTAAAGATCTGGAAGATCGCGATAATCTGACTTTCACGAAAAAACAATTGGATTACGTTGAACAAAACTTCAAAAATCCTGCAGTTGTTGAATATTTGGTCGATCAAATCGTTACCGCTTATGTGAAAGATTCCGGTGTCGATCATTTGGCTGAAGTTGCTCCGGTATATAGTGCTAAAGTTACCGATCCTGCAAAAAAAGCTAAATTCGACGAATTGTGTGCAAAATGGGCTAGAATTGCCGTTGGACAGCCTTCACCGTCTTTCAAATATCTCGACATCAATGGCAAAGAGGTTAGCTTAGCCGATTTGGCCGGAAAATATGTCTATATCGACACCTGGGCTACCTGGTGTGGACCTTGCCGGGGTGAATTGCCTCACTTGAAAACTTTAGAAGAAAAATACGGAAAAAAGAATATTTATTTCGTAAGTATTTCTTGTGACCGCGACAAAGCAGCCTGGGAAAAGATGGTAAAAGAAGATAAATTAGGAGGTATCCAGTTGCACAACGGTGGCGACAATACTTTTATGGATGCTTATATGATTACCGGAATTCCTCGTTTTATCCTTTTGGATAAAGAAGGAAAAATCATCAATGCAAAGATGACCCGTCCTTCAAATCCTGAAACAGCTAAAACTTTCGACGCTCTGGAAGGAATCTAA
- a CDS encoding ATP-binding cassette domain-containing protein: MSVILEHVSKAYGRQKALDDIGFRLEEGEICGFLGPNGAGKSTTMKIITGCLNDYQGEVRIKEMNLRENPLKIKAIIGYLPEQNPLYPDLYIREYLLHVTRLYRVGRPVAKVNAIIERTGLEPEIQKKIGQLSKGYRQRVGLAQALVHDPEILILDEPMTGLDPNQLEEIRHLIKETGKKKTVLLSTHIMQEVEAICDRVIIINQGKIVADRPIGEICTHADEGMVLRVEFSPGSDTHWLSKSELFTHTSQQAPNCWRLTSPQGKDPREALFFEAAVRRCPIIALHTEVYQLEDIFHRYTQNFPAKPGKD; encoded by the coding sequence ATGTCGGTAATATTAGAGCATGTCAGTAAAGCATATGGCCGGCAAAAGGCGCTGGACGATATCGGTTTCAGGCTGGAAGAAGGTGAAATATGCGGTTTTCTAGGACCTAATGGAGCCGGTAAATCTACTACCATGAAAATCATTACCGGCTGTCTGAACGACTATCAGGGAGAAGTAAGGATCAAGGAGATGAATCTGCGTGAAAATCCGCTGAAAATCAAAGCGATTATCGGCTATTTACCCGAACAAAACCCACTCTACCCGGATCTGTATATCCGGGAATATCTGCTTCACGTGACCCGGCTTTATCGTGTCGGCCGGCCTGTAGCCAAGGTGAATGCGATCATAGAGCGAACCGGACTCGAGCCGGAAATTCAAAAAAAAATAGGACAATTATCGAAGGGATACAGGCAGAGAGTGGGATTAGCGCAAGCTTTGGTGCACGATCCCGAGATTCTGATCCTGGACGAACCGATGACGGGACTCGATCCGAACCAACTGGAAGAGATCAGGCATTTGATCAAAGAAACCGGAAAAAAGAAGACGGTGTTGTTATCGACCCATATTATGCAGGAGGTAGAAGCGATTTGTGACCGGGTAATAATCATTAACCAGGGAAAAATCGTTGCGGACCGACCGATCGGAGAGATCTGTACACATGCAGACGAAGGGATGGTACTTCGCGTTGAATTCAGCCCGGGAAGCGATACACACTGGCTAAGTAAAAGCGAACTGTTCACTCACACCTCACAACAGGCTCCGAACTGCTGGCGTTTAACTTCCCCTCAAGGGAAAGATCCACGGGAAGCCTTGTTTTTCGAGGCTGCCGTTCGCCGCTGTCCGATTATCGCATTGCATACAGAAGTTTATCAGCTGGAAGATATTTTCCACCGATATACACAGAATTTTCCGGCAAAGCCGGGAAAAGATTAA
- the mutL gene encoding DNA mismatch repair endonuclease MutL produces the protein MDIVHLLPDSVANQIAAGEVVQRPASVVKELMENAIDAGAKHIQVVLKNVGKAIIQVIDDGKGMSNMDARMAFERHATSKIASAQDLFSINTLGFRGEALPSIASVSEVELKTRQEEDELGTSIFIAASELKNQESVSCPKGTNISVRNLFYNIPARRKFLKSDTTELRNITNEFLRVALTNPEISFCLSNNGNVIYNLSPSGLRQRIVNIFGKSINSRLINIDCATGLVDIKGFICSPEQARKTYGEQYFFVNNRFMKHPFFHKAVTEAYSGLIGVDCIPSYFIYFTVDPSLIDINIHPTKTEIKFQNETDFFQILLAGIKEALGKFNITPPLDFDTAGSIELIPTEKPAAPYVPRINYNPNYNPFNYSSSKLNPQDSDFEHPSRTASSFHQEKAPANWDILFDGLKEKEESIQTSIPEMTENINPVVPHTNCYFQLKGRYIVTPVQSGLMLIDQKRAHERILFEKYMTTLNTQKVTGQKSLFPEILELSAGDFMLVGEILADLEYLGFELNVFGKNGYAIHATPPDLSYTRAKEVLIELIEHYKNTEGSIREKMKERVVLALAKASAISYNTALSCEEMNEMTGNLFACKHHNFTADGKTIIHILNYEDVNSWFK, from the coding sequence ATGGATATCGTTCATCTTTTACCCGATTCAGTAGCCAATCAGATAGCAGCAGGAGAAGTCGTACAACGTCCTGCCTCTGTTGTCAAGGAATTAATGGAGAATGCGATCGATGCAGGAGCTAAGCATATTCAGGTAGTGTTGAAGAATGTCGGGAAAGCGATCATACAGGTGATCGACGATGGGAAAGGCATGTCGAACATGGATGCCCGGATGGCTTTCGAACGGCATGCAACCTCAAAAATCGCTTCGGCACAGGATTTATTCAGTATCAACACCTTAGGATTCCGGGGAGAAGCCCTTCCCTCTATCGCTTCGGTATCGGAAGTGGAATTAAAAACCCGGCAGGAAGAAGATGAATTGGGAACCTCGATTTTTATCGCGGCTTCGGAACTAAAAAATCAGGAGTCTGTCAGCTGTCCGAAAGGTACGAACATCTCGGTCAGGAACCTCTTTTATAATATTCCTGCCCGCCGGAAGTTTCTGAAATCCGATACGACGGAATTGCGCAATATTACCAATGAATTTCTGCGGGTAGCTTTGACGAATCCGGAGATCAGCTTCTGTTTGTCGAACAACGGAAATGTGATCTACAACTTATCCCCTTCGGGACTACGTCAGCGGATCGTAAATATTTTCGGCAAGTCGATCAATTCGAGACTGATCAATATCGATTGTGCCACGGGTCTGGTAGATATCAAAGGTTTCATTTGCAGTCCGGAACAAGCCCGAAAGACTTATGGCGAACAATATTTTTTCGTCAATAACCGTTTTATGAAGCATCCGTTTTTTCATAAAGCAGTGACGGAGGCCTATTCGGGACTGATCGGTGTGGATTGTATCCCCTCCTATTTCATCTATTTTACGGTGGATCCGTCTTTAATCGATATCAATATACATCCGACGAAAACGGAGATCAAATTCCAGAATGAGACGGATTTTTTCCAAATCCTGTTGGCAGGTATCAAGGAAGCCCTGGGAAAATTCAATATCACTCCTCCCCTGGACTTCGATACGGCTGGAAGTATCGAACTCATTCCTACGGAGAAGCCAGCAGCCCCCTATGTTCCGCGAATCAACTATAATCCGAACTATAATCCTTTCAATTACAGCAGCAGTAAGCTTAATCCACAGGATTCGGATTTCGAACATCCCAGTCGCACGGCAAGCAGTTTTCACCAGGAAAAAGCACCGGCCAACTGGGATATCTTATTCGACGGCTTAAAGGAAAAGGAGGAATCGATTCAGACTTCGATACCGGAAATGACCGAAAATATCAATCCGGTGGTACCGCATACGAATTGCTATTTCCAACTGAAAGGCCGGTATATCGTTACGCCGGTACAAAGCGGTTTGATGCTGATCGACCAGAAAAGAGCCCACGAACGCATCTTATTCGAAAAATATATGACGACCCTGAATACGCAAAAGGTAACGGGGCAGAAGAGTCTGTTCCCGGAAATACTGGAGTTGTCGGCAGGCGATTTTATGCTGGTAGGAGAAATTCTTGCAGACCTGGAATATTTAGGGTTCGAATTAAATGTTTTCGGTAAAAACGGTTATGCCATACATGCCACCCCACCGGACTTATCTTATACCCGGGCGAAGGAAGTGCTGATCGAACTGATCGAACATTATAAAAACACGGAGGGCAGTATCCGGGAGAAGATGAAAGAACGGGTGGTACTGGCTTTGGCAAAGGCCTCGGCAATCAGTTACAATACGGCACTCAGCTGTGAGGAAATGAATGAAATGACCGGTAATCTTTTTGCCTGTAAACATCATAATTTCACTGCAGACGGCAAAACGATCATCCACATTCTGAATTATGAGGATGTGAACAGTTGGTTTAAATAA
- a CDS encoding lysylphosphatidylglycerol synthase transmembrane domain-containing protein, producing MEESDKKLTRKISPYKIIYPVIIGLGVVSYMLYREFDLTAFEQISFGWSSVFWLSVAVMCMFIRDLGYVIRIRVLSGDRLSWIKSIRIIFLWEFTSAVTPSAIGGTSLAILFVNKEGIKVGRSSAIVMATSFLDELYFILMFPIILLCVDSSGLWEMSGVSSGVSKSLIWFAVGGYSIKLVYLLILSYGLFKNPRGLKYLLMKCFKLKLLRKWRHSANEAGSDIIRNSYELRHMPFSFWLKTFGATFFSWTARYWVVNAILMAFFVLKDTDWATQFLIFARQLIMWIMMLISPTPGGSGFAEFVFKEYLGSFIIGGGAGVAIAMAIVWRLITYYPYLFVGVFIVPKWIGQHFGGRPKPSTASTPSDDLNHNLENQ from the coding sequence ATGGAAGAATCAGATAAAAAACTAACCCGTAAGATCAGTCCCTATAAGATCATTTACCCGGTCATTATCGGTCTGGGTGTTGTGTCGTATATGCTATACCGGGAATTCGATCTCACTGCTTTCGAGCAAATTTCTTTCGGCTGGAGCTCGGTGTTCTGGCTTTCCGTAGCAGTGATGTGTATGTTTATCCGTGATCTGGGGTACGTTATCCGTATCCGGGTTCTTTCGGGGGATCGTTTGAGCTGGATCAAGTCGATCCGGATTATTTTTCTTTGGGAATTTACCTCGGCGGTAACTCCCTCAGCGATCGGCGGTACCAGTCTCGCTATTCTTTTTGTCAATAAAGAGGGGATCAAAGTAGGACGCAGCTCGGCTATTGTCATGGCTACTTCTTTTCTGGACGAGCTTTATTTTATTCTGATGTTTCCGATTATTCTGCTTTGCGTGGATTCGAGCGGGTTGTGGGAGATGTCGGGAGTGAGTTCAGGAGTAAGCAAAAGCCTGATCTGGTTTGCAGTGGGCGGCTATTCGATCAAGCTGGTATATCTTTTAATTCTGAGTTACGGACTTTTCAAGAATCCCCGGGGGCTGAAATATCTATTGATGAAATGTTTCAAATTAAAGCTTTTACGTAAATGGCGGCACAGTGCCAACGAAGCAGGTTCGGATATCATCCGTAACTCTTACGAATTGCGTCATATGCCGTTTTCTTTCTGGCTGAAGACTTTCGGAGCCACTTTCTTTTCATGGACGGCACGGTATTGGGTAGTGAATGCGATCTTAATGGCCTTTTTTGTATTGAAGGATACGGATTGGGCGACTCAATTTCTGATTTTTGCCCGGCAACTGATTATGTGGATCATGATGCTGATCAGTCCGACTCCGGGAGGAAGCGGTTTTGCCGAATTCGTATTTAAAGAATATCTGGGTTCCTTTATTATAGGAGGAGGAGCCGGTGTAGCGATCGCTATGGCCATCGTATGGCGTCTGATCACTTATTATCCTTATCTGTTCGTAGGTGTTTTTATCGTACCGAAATGGATAGGGCAACATTTCGGCGGACGTCCGAAACCATCGACAGCTTCTACCCCATCGGACGATTTAAATCATAACCTTGAAAATCAGTAG
- a CDS encoding endonuclease/exonuclease/phosphatase family protein, with protein sequence MRIIIKLFNYLNKFDGDVICLQEFLMNGNPDRRKTVIEQLHTYPYYYIEKDMAIFSRLPILHKGHLTFAPGYSSSCIYGDFKLGKDTVRLYSVHLESYKLGKKERQFMKEISSGLKGNDIPEGVKNLTTRLMIANKNRAHQAEEIQRHIDGSPYPVILCGDFNDTPLSYTYRQLSRKLTDSFIEKGRGIGNTYIGEFPSFRIDYVLHSPTLYTVGYIREDITLSDHYPIKVKIRKGS encoded by the coding sequence ATGCGGATAATCATTAAATTATTCAATTATCTGAATAAATTCGACGGGGATGTGATCTGCTTGCAGGAATTTCTAATGAACGGGAATCCGGACCGACGGAAAACGGTAATCGAACAATTGCATACCTACCCCTATTATTATATCGAGAAGGATATGGCTATTTTTTCCAGGCTCCCGATTCTGCACAAAGGACACCTGACTTTCGCCCCTGGTTACAGCAGTTCTTGTATTTACGGAGATTTCAAGCTAGGAAAAGATACGGTGCGGTTGTACAGTGTTCACCTGGAATCCTACAAGCTGGGCAAGAAGGAGCGGCAATTTATGAAAGAAATCAGCTCAGGGCTGAAAGGTAACGATATCCCCGAAGGGGTGAAGAATCTCACGACACGCTTAATGATAGCGAACAAAAACCGGGCACATCAGGCGGAGGAAATTCAACGGCATATCGACGGAAGCCCTTATCCTGTGATATTGTGCGGCGACTTCAACGATACTCCTCTCTCCTATACTTACAGGCAATTAAGCAGGAAGTTAACGGATAGTTTTATTGAAAAAGGCCGGGGCATCGGCAATACTTACATCGGAGAGTTTCCCTCTTTCCGCATCGATTACGTCTTACATTCCCCGACACTATATACGGTGGGTTATATCCGGGAGGATATCACGCTTTCGGATCATTATCCGATCAAGGTGAAGATAAGGAAGGGAAGTTGA
- a CDS encoding IS1595-like element ISOdsp1 family transposase — protein MNILNFMQRFPDEASCIAYLKEQREQSGIVCKHCGCTEHRWDANKLVFECKHCHHRQSLRSGTVMEHSKLPFRYWIAAMFLLTSTKKSFSTEEIRRQLGHKRYQPIWEMVCKLRDVMGKRDERYRLTGSVELDEGFFTVELQEEEKDKPLKRGRGSQRKARILVMVESSYSTKTPKRGRPNKAVGHLKMQVISDLGSKTITKVVKEQLEPSVELTTDDSTSYIKFDKLVKSHKAVTSGKEAVKVFLPWVHIAISNAKRLLLDVHHKLKNEYLQYYLNEFCYKFNRRYLDEKLFDRLAFTAINYNTDFRSKIYRRTSCG, from the coding sequence ATGAACATACTAAATTTCATGCAACGGTTCCCCGATGAAGCATCTTGCATTGCTTATCTGAAGGAACAGAGGGAACAATCAGGTATTGTCTGCAAACATTGTGGCTGTACGGAACATCGCTGGGATGCCAATAAACTTGTTTTTGAGTGCAAGCACTGCCATCATAGGCAATCATTACGCTCCGGAACTGTTATGGAACATAGCAAGCTGCCTTTCCGTTACTGGATAGCAGCCATGTTCCTGCTAACAAGCACTAAGAAATCCTTTTCAACAGAGGAAATCCGTCGCCAGTTAGGTCACAAACGTTATCAACCCATCTGGGAGATGGTCTGCAAGCTTCGGGATGTCATGGGAAAGCGTGATGAACGCTACCGCCTGACCGGTTCTGTAGAACTGGACGAAGGTTTCTTCACTGTGGAGCTTCAAGAAGAAGAAAAGGACAAACCGTTGAAAAGAGGTCGTGGCAGTCAAAGGAAAGCCAGGATTCTGGTCATGGTTGAAAGCTCCTATTCTACGAAAACTCCCAAGAGAGGAAGACCCAATAAAGCAGTCGGACACCTCAAAATGCAGGTCATATCAGATTTGGGGTCGAAGACAATTACCAAGGTTGTCAAAGAGCAACTGGAGCCGTCAGTAGAACTGACTACAGACGATTCCACATCATATATCAAGTTTGATAAACTCGTCAAGAGCCATAAGGCGGTCACTTCCGGCAAAGAAGCGGTTAAAGTCTTCCTGCCCTGGGTGCATATTGCAATAAGCAATGCCAAAAGGCTTCTGTTGGACGTTCATCATAAGCTTAAAAACGAATACTTACAATACTATCTGAATGAGTTCTGCTATAAATTCAACAGACGCTATCTCGATGAAAAACTATTTGATAGACTCGCTTTCACAGCTATCAACTATAACACCGACTTTAGGTCGAAAATTTATAGACGGACATCATGCGGATAA
- a CDS encoding rhomboid family intramembrane serine protease produces the protein MYYNNYGGNFSEGIREGIKNSFRKGSSLTRLIYINCGIFLALKLIYIMMLLLGKGEEFYPTLLEWIGVPADPEYLLSRPWTIFTYMFTQFDFLHLLFNMLWLYWFGSFFLNYFTERKLTGVYLLGGLFGGLLYIAAYNIFPYFSEPQISPFPRPALRLTSWAIGSSASVMAIVFAVCTYLPQHKVYIFLLGPVKLVYLALFTALIDIMSISSGNAGGHIAHLGGALFGWFFIVGVRRNRDFASGIVNFFEGIGRLFQRKKKMRVRYKKHVSEMNDREYNAHKKNEQERINEILDKISRSGYESLTREEKAILFKAKN, from the coding sequence ATGTATTACAACAATTACGGCGGAAATTTTTCAGAAGGAATCCGGGAAGGGATCAAAAATTCTTTCCGGAAGGGTTCTTCTCTCACCCGTCTGATTTATATCAATTGCGGGATTTTTCTTGCTTTGAAGTTGATATATATCATGATGTTGTTGTTGGGGAAAGGAGAAGAATTTTATCCGACATTGCTGGAATGGATCGGCGTGCCGGCAGATCCGGAGTATTTATTGAGCCGTCCGTGGACGATCTTCACCTATATGTTTACTCAGTTCGATTTTTTACATCTGTTGTTCAATATGTTATGGCTTTATTGGTTCGGGAGTTTTTTCCTGAATTACTTTACGGAACGTAAATTAACAGGTGTCTATCTTTTGGGTGGCCTATTCGGAGGTTTGCTGTATATTGCGGCCTATAATATTTTCCCTTATTTCAGTGAGCCTCAAATCAGTCCTTTCCCCCGCCCGGCGCTACGGCTGACCTCGTGGGCTATCGGTTCGTCGGCTTCTGTGATGGCAATCGTCTTTGCGGTATGTACTTATCTGCCGCAACATAAGGTCTATATTTTCCTGCTCGGACCGGTGAAACTGGTTTATCTGGCGTTGTTTACCGCCCTGATCGATATTATGAGTATATCTTCGGGAAATGCGGGGGGACATATCGCCCATTTAGGCGGAGCCCTGTTCGGGTGGTTCTTTATCGTGGGAGTGAGAAGAAACCGGGACTTTGCTTCAGGAATCGTGAATTTTTTCGAAGGGATCGGACGGCTCTTCCAGCGGAAGAAGAAGATGAGGGTGAGGTATAAGAAGCATGTCTCGGAAATGAACGACCGGGAATACAATGCCCATAAGAAGAACGAGCAAGAACGGATCAACGAGATTCTGGATAAAATCTCGCGTTCGGGTTACGAAAGCCTGACCCGGGAAGAAAAAGCAATCCTCTTCAAGGCTAAAAACTGA
- a CDS encoding rhomboid family intramembrane serine protease, with translation MMQNYRPFTGITPAVKILLILNIVMYFLSMFIDSRMHVDTAHLLGLHLPQSVFWRPWQYVTHMFMHGSFGHLFFNMFALFMFGRILESVWGTQRFLIFYFVCGIGAGLLNSAVGWLEIHRLMEQYYAFQNAPSPALLAQLVERQLGHPAQWVWEVVDNWTNNPDSQQYIVAGKQLFRQIVELKVNVPMIGASGAIFGILLAFGMLFPNTELYLMFIPIPIKAKYFVLGYGLLELFLGMQNSATDNVAHFAHLGGMLFGFFMVKYWSKNRRRFY, from the coding sequence ATGATGCAAAACTATCGTCCTTTTACCGGTATTACCCCTGCTGTCAAAATTTTATTGATTCTGAACATCGTGATGTACTTTCTGAGTATGTTTATCGATAGCCGGATGCATGTGGATACAGCCCATCTATTAGGACTTCATTTGCCGCAATCTGTCTTTTGGCGCCCATGGCAATATGTTACACATATGTTTATGCACGGGTCTTTCGGGCATTTGTTTTTCAATATGTTCGCTCTTTTTATGTTCGGCCGGATACTGGAATCGGTATGGGGAACGCAGCGTTTTCTGATTTTCTATTTTGTCTGCGGTATCGGAGCGGGCTTGCTGAATAGTGCGGTCGGCTGGTTGGAAATCCACCGGCTGATGGAGCAATATTATGCCTTCCAGAATGCGCCTTCTCCTGCGCTTTTAGCGCAGCTTGTGGAGCGTCAGCTAGGCCATCCGGCCCAGTGGGTGTGGGAGGTGGTGGATAATTGGACCAACAATCCGGATTCGCAACAATACATTGTAGCAGGGAAACAACTCTTCCGTCAGATCGTAGAACTGAAAGTAAATGTCCCGATGATCGGGGCTTCGGGAGCGATATTCGGTATCTTGCTGGCATTCGGAATGCTGTTTCCGAATACGGAATTGTATCTGATGTTTATACCTATTCCGATCAAAGCAAAGTATTTTGTATTGGGATACGGTCTGCTGGAGCTTTTCCTGGGCATGCAGAATAGCGCAACGGACAATGTAGCCCATTTCGCTCATCTGGGAGGGATGTTGTTCGGTTTCTTTATGGTCAAATACTGGAGTAAAAACAGGCGAAGGTTCTATTAA